The Microcystis aeruginosa NIES-843 sequence GACTGACTAGGCAAAATTAAACGCAAATTAAATTTGCGTAAATATTACGCAAATTTAATTTTTTTTGTCCAAAGTCCAAAGTCAAGGCTCATATCTTTTTATGTATGTTGGCTTATTATGTGGAATGGCATTTAAAACAGTCTTTGGCTCCTTTGTTATTTGAGGATGAAGAAATTGATGATAGTTCTCTGAATGTGATTAAGGCGAGTCGCAGTGAATCGGTGCAATCTAAAGAGAGAAAAAAACGGAATCAAGAGAACTTTCCTGTGCATAGCTTTCGGACTTTGTTGGAAGACTTAGGGACAATTTGCTTGAATACAGTGGAATGTACGATTAGGGAGGGAAGTTATCGTTTTTCTAAGATAACTCGACCGACTCAACTGCAACAAAAGGCTTTAGATTTATTAGGAGTTTCCCTGATTTGTACCCAGTAACGGGGCGGCGGAAATTCTCTTAATCCCTCCTACAGCATAGGTTATGGCCTTTTGTCAACGGGGAAGTCCAGTTATAGAGGACATGGAAATTAACGACCAACTACTGGCGACCTTAATCAACGCCTCCGACTTCGACCCAGAGCAGATGGGGGCGAGTTTTTGGTATGAAGCTTACCGAAAGCAGAATCAAGAAAACCAAGGGCTAAAAGCTAGGCTAGATGGGGGAGAGAAAGATAAGCAAGAGCTGGAAGCCAAGGTATGTCAGCTGGAAAAAGAATTAGAACAGTTGAAAGAAAAGCTCAACAAACTGAGTCAAAGGAACAGTGAGAATAGCTCCCTACCGCCCTCGTCAGATGGGTACAAGAAGAAAAGTCAAGGATTTGAGAGCAAGGTCAAGAAGAAAAGGGGTCCGAAATATGGTCACGAGGGAACAACTCGCAATGGCTTTGAGCGAATAGACAATCAGATCGAACTTACCCTTGAAAATTGTCCGGTCTGTGCCCGCATTTCTCACAAAAAGTACGATCACCAACCCCCGAAGCCTTACAAAATCTGGGTTTTGACTGGGTGATCGCCTTGTAGCAAAAACGACAGTGTGTTGTTAGGATTCAACTTAAGCTCATCATCAATTAGACCTTGAAAAAAGAACAAATTTAAAATGAGTATTTTTAGGTTAATTAGTTGATAAAGTCTCAATTTTAAGTAGAGAATGAAGTCAAAAGCTTGCTATAATTTAATCATTAAAACTATTTAAAGTATGTCAAGTTTATGACTCCTAGTTCAGACCAGTCTCGACTCAATCAATTAAATTTTGGAAACCTCAATGGAAGACAAGTAATCGCTAATTTTGAGGGAGGAAAAATCACCTCAGATGCAGGAATTATTTTGATGGCAGAGTTAGACCAAAAGCTAAAAATAACGGCTCGGTTTGCCGAATGTTTTCGAGATTATCGAAATTCATCCTATCTAGATTATTCAGTTCATGAACTACTCGCACAAAGAGTTTATGGGATAGTTTTGGGATATGAGGATGTCAATGATCATGATAAATTACGTCATGCTCCAGCTTTAGCAATAGCATTGAAAAAACTAAATTTTATTGACTCAGCCCAAGCAAATTTAGCGGGAAAAAGTACAATTAATCGACTAGAATATTGTCCGGAAACAGTCATCAATCAAGAGAACAGTCGTTACCATAAAATCGAGCCTAACCCCAAAGAAATTGAAAAAGCTTTTGTGGACATCTTTCTAGAATCCTACAAAAAGCCACCGAAACCAATTATTTTAGACATGGATGTCACCGATGACCAAGTGCATGGAAATCAAGAGGGAGCGTTTTTCAATACTTATTATAAAGGAGTGTGTTATGCTCCTTTGTATATTTTCTGTGAGCATCATTTATTAGTAGCTAAACTCCGGTCTTCTCATGTAGATACTGCTGGGGGAGCATTAGAAGAATTGCAGCGAATAATCGGTATAATTCGAGAAAAATGGTCAGATACGCAGATATTAGTACGAGGAGATAGTGCCTATTCCCGTGAAGATATCATGAAATTTTGCGAAAGTCAAGCAGGAGTTGATTATGTTTTAGCAATGGCAACGAATAGTCAATTAAAATTACGAGCGACCGATGTAATTGAGAAAGCTAAGGCAGATTACGAGCAAAGACTTCAGCCAGTTACTGAATTAATGGAGACGTTATTTTCTCCCGATGAAGAGTTAGGAGAATTGGCGAAATTGGTACCAGAATCGACTTGGTATCGTTCCCTATGTTATCAAACCCAAAAATCCTGGAGCCGTTCAAGAAGAGTGGTGACAAAAGTTTGTCCTGGTAGTGAGGGCGTAAAAATTCGCCACGTTGTGACTTCTTTACCTGCATCAAAGATTCCCCCATCTAAACTTTACACTGAAAAATATTGCCCCAGAGGTGAGAGGTCAAATCGAATTAAAGAGCAACAATTAGACTTATTTGCTGACCGGAATTCGACACAGACATTTGAGAGTAATCAATTAAGACTTTGGTTGTCATCAATGGCTTATGTTTTAATGCAAGCTTTTCGTCAAAATTGTTTGGCTAAAACTTCTTTTGCCAAAGCGACAGTGGGAACAATTCGCCTTAATTTCCTTAAATTAGGAGCTAGAATTACTGTTAGTGTCAGAAGAATTTTAATCGCAATTGCCAGTTCTTGTCCCTATCAAGATATTTTAGCGATAGCTTACTCTAGAATTCAAGCGATAGCGGGAACTGGATAAGTTGAAGAGTTTTCAAAGATCATTAAATAGTCTTAAAAATGGCTGCTTATAAATTCAGCTAACTTTGTCGTGAACATTTTCCCTAATTGACGGAATTTTTCCAGTAATTCAGGAATTTTTTGATTAGTTTAGTCAGATTATTCCTTGATAACTAAGCGGGTTTCTCTTATTTTTGAAAAACACCAACTTTTAACCTCCAAATTAGGTTCTTAATTCAGTTTGTGAGAAATGCGGGAAGAAGAGATTTGCTCTATTGCTTCGGGAGCCGTTGAATCCACGGTTAAACAGATTGACCGACGACTGAAAATTTCTGGAGCCCAGTGGAATGAAGAAAATATCCCTCAAGTGCTTAAACACCGCTGTGCTTACCTAAATAACAGTCTTTAGCTATTGAATAGTATTTATGTTCTGACAAAACTGACTTGCTCCCCAAAGCGCTCGCTACACGAGATCGTCTTCGGAACTAACATCCGAGCTAATAATTGCCTCCGCAATCTGCCGACGTGTGACCCCCGATAAACAAAGGGCGCGGGTTATCAGGTCAAGTGAAACCGAGGAATCACCCGATTCAATTTTCGCCACTCGTGACTGGCTCGATTCCATTCTTTTTGCTAACTCTTTTTGAGAAATGTTTTGACTTTTTCTAATTTCTTTTAATTTTCTCCCGAGGGCTAGTTTGAGTTCGATAAGCTCGGATTCTACGGGCGTAAGCTCTAGAAATTCCTCTACTGTTCCCACCTTCCAGCCCGCCGCTTCTAAAAGTTGACGTTTAGCTAAATCCATGTCCGATCTCCCTTTTTAATTGATTGCATCGTAAAGCTTCAAGCGCTTCTGACATCTTTCGATCGCTTCTTTCGGTGTTTGATTCGTTTTTTTAGCAAATACCTCCAGAATAATAATCGCGTCCTCATCAATTCGATAAATAATCCGCCATGTTTTATCTTGATCGTTAACTCGTAACTCTTGACATCTAGCACCGATGCTAGGCATAGGTCTAGAGTGGGGCAAAGAGAGCGACTCTCCCTTTTGCAGCCGTCGCAACAAATAACCAGCTTCTAGACGGGCTTCTAGGGAAAAAGGAGGAGTTTTCACCTCTCCACTCAACCAAACGATATCTTTATCATTTTTGTTTTGCATTTATTATCCCATGATATGTCAAATCTGACATACGGGCAAGTGGTAAACTGCCTTTTGTATCAGATTTCCTGCGAGCTTGAAGATATATCGCTTTAATGAGGATATTTATCCAGTTTACAGCGATAATTCCTCAAAAAACGGTGATTAGCTCGGATTCAGCGATTACCCTACCTCTCATGAACCGTCCCCCGATCGACAGCCAGATCACTTTCATCTACACCCGCGACCTCACCGCCGCGGCGGATTTTTACGAGCGGGTCATGGGCTTTCCCCTGTGGCTGGATCAGGGAAGTTGCCGCATCTACCGGGTGAGCGGCGACGGTTATTTGGGCATCTGCCGGGCTAACGAGTCGAGAGCGTCAGGCGAGGGACGACAATCGAATGTCATTTTCACGCTGGTCACGGAGCGCGTGGACGAGTGGTACGATTACCTGAAACAACAGGGGGTAACGTTTGAGAAACCGCCGTTGTTTAACGAAAAATACCGCATCTATCACTGTTTCCTCCGCGACCCGGATGGTTATCTCATCGAGATACAGCGATTCGAGTCTAGCGAGGGCGGAAATTAATCGGTCACTAACCCGTAATACTTCTCTAGCATGGTCAGCATTTCCTCTTCTAACGCGCTCAGGTAAGGTCGCTGTAGTTTCCCCAAGATTCCTAAGAAAGCAAGGGCGGTATCTTCCAGTTCTTCCCCTTCCCTCAGTCTCGACAATCGATCGCATAATCGCCGCACCGTCTGACAGTCCCCTTCGGTGTAGCCCAACTCCTTGAGGTACTCGATTTTAACCAGATCGATCGCCCCATCGTGAAGTCGCAGGTCGCAGGAGCGCAGGTGAACGGCAGTAACGATCGCCCAACAGTTGTTTTTCCCTTTCAGGCGCGGGTTATCTTTGGCAAGGATACCGACCACTTCCCCCACCTCGAAAACATTCGCTTTCCCTTTGTCCCGGTATTTACCCACCGTCTCGCGAACGATTCGGTGGTCAGGTGTTCTGCCCCCAGCTACCGCTACGGCCTCATTCCAGACGGTGGGTTGTTGTTGCGGGGTAAGGACGGCCAGGGGGCGCACCTGATACTCGCTCGATGGTAGGAGCGGGCAGTTAGCGGCACTCAGGGTTCGGTAGATCGCCGCCCCCGTAATTAAATAGTTGGCCTTCTGACGACTGTGACCGAATCGCCCCCGGCAATAATCCTCGAAGGAGTCGTACCCGTCCCGGTACAACCGTCGATCTCGCAGTTCTTGCAGGGCGGAACCAGCCTGGTAGAAAGCCCGTTCTACCGTCCGCTCTAACCGCTCCCTGTCCCTGACCTCCTCCTCGCTCAACGGTCGCGAGGACTGAATTACCTCCACCTCGATCGCTTCTACCCCGCGCCCCGCAGAAGCTAACATTTCATCGAGTTCGTCTTCTGTCCATTCCAACCGTCTTTTAGCCATCGCGTTCATTCTCCCCACCCAGAGCGAACACATAGGACGGTTTGGGAACTAGAGCCTTCAAGAATACCGTGTCAGCCGTCCAGTAATTGGCTCTCTCTCTCTCGGCCACGGCTAGAAAAACCGCATCGTACAACGTCAGTAAACCGTACATCCAGGCCATCTCCCACGCCCTCTCTCGAATATCTGGACTTCCCCGTTGACAAAAGGCCATAACCTGTGCTGTAGGAGGGATTAAGAGAATTTACAGCGCCCCGTTACTGGGTACAAATCAAGGAAACTCCCAATAAATCTAACGCCTGTTGTTGCAGTTGGGTCGGTCGAGTTATCTTAGAAAAACGATAACTTCCCTCCCTAATCGTACATTCCACTGTATTCAAGCAAATTGTCCCCAGGTCTTCCAACAAAGTCCGAAAACTATGCACAGGGAGGTTCTCTTGATTCCGTTTTTTTCTCTCTTTAGACTGAGCGGATTCACTGCGACTCGCTTTAATCACATTCAGAGAACTATCATCAATTTCTTCATCCTCAAATAACAAAGGAGCCAAAGACTGTTTTAAAGTTTTAAGGGAGCATCTCACCTTTGCAATAAGTAGAAATGCTTAATGATCTCAATAAAAAAGTTAAAAAAGGCAACCATTTAGATAAGCACAGCGATGACGAAGGACTTGCGGTACATTACCAGATTCCCAACTTGCACCAGTAATTTTAAGACGATGAGCAATTTGTTTAATTTTTGATTCGACGGAGCCAGAGCCAATGGAAATCCCCTCTGCCTGCAAATAACCATAATTGACAATTCGATGTTTATGCTTGTTTAAATAAGTAATAAAATTCTCAACTTGCGGCTCTGACCATCCTTCACAACAAGAGATAGCCGCCTCCACTTCCCCCTTCCAGAGAAAACATTTTACCTCCTCAATTCGCTGGAATGACCCGCCAACTTTATAGAGGTTTTCGATTAAATGATACCAATCCAATATTTCAATTCTTTCCTGTTTCTCTCCTATCTCACGAAATAAATTCCAGATACCATCATGTCCATCTCCTAAACAAATTAAAGGCTTGGCCAAAACTTGAGAATTAACCAAATCTAATAAAGCTGAGTTATCTTGAAAAAAAGCCGCTACCCCCAGTTGATGAAAACTCACTGCTTTATAATCACGCCAAATTAAGGCTTTTCCCTTGGCAGTTCTTAGTCGTACCTTACCGCCATCTAGGCTCATTTCTTCCACTTCCACTTCTGGGTTAGACGGTAATTCTTCAAAAGCATAGCGATGTACGAGGCGTTGTTGGGTACTGTGAGAAACAGCAATCCCTGTCAATGATTTGATTTTCTGCGCCGATTTCTCGTAGGATTCATCGCCACTTAATAGCAAACAGTTCTTCTCTAACATTGGACTCATCTGAGTCCGAGACTTTATTTCTAATTTTTTCGCTTGTTTTTCTGTAATTGGTAATTCCCCCAAAATACTTTTCACTTTTCTTGTCCGACCAGCTGTTTCTCCTGTGCTTGTTTTGACAAAAAAATACCGATTTCTGGGTTGACATACTGAATCATTAAATCTCTGACTGTCTCCTCTATCTCTCCCAAGTTATTAAATTTATTAATTGGGGATTGCTCATAGAGACATTGCCCTAACTCTTGACATAACTCTTTAATTCTTTTTTCATTTTCTGATAACATTGAATTATTCCTCCCATCGAGAGCTATTCTGAATTGTAAGTTATAACTATTATAATCTCATTTCTCTTTGTGATCAAGTTGAAGATTTTCTAGTTGTTGACGGCTATAAGTATTAATACTCATTGCATAAGTGAGATGCTCCCTGTTTTAAGTTTTAAATGCCATTCCACATAATAAGCCAACATACATAAGCTAAAACGCACTTAAACCACCTAAAATAGAAATAGTAATTTTAGAAAAATCCTACTTATGCCAGCAAAAGATTTCCTAGACTTAGAAGAAAAGAAAAACTTACAAAAAGCTCTTAAAGAAGAAGAAAGAGCAGAGGTTAGGGAAAGAATTTTAATGTTTCTCTTGCTAAACGACGGAAAAACTCAACGAGAAATAGCTGACTTTATTGGCTGTTCACTCAAAACGGTCGCCCCTTGGTGTGTTCACGGTGATCCTAACAATTTAGAAAGTCTAGAAGATGGGAGAAAAAATGGAAATCATAAAAAAGCCACAGAGGAATATATTAATTTACTATTAAAAATAGTTGATGAAGACCCGAAGGAATTTGGATATGAATTCGGGAGATGGACAGCGGCAAGATTAGCAGAGCATCTAGAAAAGGAAACAAGAATTAAACTGAGTGGCTCGCAAGTGAGAAGAATATTGAGAAGAAAAAAGTATGTGTATATCTGGGCGAAATATAGTCTAGAAGATAAGCAAGACAAGAAATTAAGAAAAGCATTTAAAGAAAAATTAGATGAATATTTAAGGTTGGCTAAAGAAAAGCCAGAGTCAATCCAGGTATGGTTTTGGGACGGGGCTTTCAAGGTGGCGACGCAGGTTCGCCACACAGCCCCTCATGAGTGTGGATTTAGTTTGAGAGTAATAAGAAGGAGAGCTTGGACAAAAAAAGGAAAGCGAAAAAAAGTGAATGGACAAAGAAAAAGAGGAAGGGTGAATGTGATGGGAGCCTTAAGATATAATGACAAAAAACGAGTCTGTTTTATGAT is a genomic window containing:
- a CDS encoding helix-turn-helix domain-containing protein, with the translated sequence MDLAKRQLLEAAGWKVGTVEEFLELTPVESELIELKLALGRKLKEIRKSQNISQKELAKRMESSQSRVAKIESGDSSVSLDLITRALCLSGVTRRQIAEAIISSDVSSEDDLV
- a CDS encoding DUF6444 domain-containing protein, with the translated sequence MAFCQRGSPVIEDMEINDQLLATLINASDFDPEQMGASFWYEAYRKQNQENQGLKARLDGGEKDKQELEAKVCQLEKELEQLKEKLNKLSQRNSENSSLPPSSDGYKKKSQGFESKVKKKRGPKYGHEGTTRNGFERIDNQIELTLENCPVCARISHKKYDHQPPKPYKIWVLTG
- a CDS encoding VOC family protein codes for the protein MNRPPIDSQITFIYTRDLTAAADFYERVMGFPLWLDQGSCRIYRVSGDGYLGICRANESRASGEGRQSNVIFTLVTERVDEWYDYLKQQGVTFEKPPLFNEKYRIYHCFLRDPDGYLIEIQRFESSEGGN
- a CDS encoding type II toxin-antitoxin system RelE/ParE family toxin, coding for MQNKNDKDIVWLSGEVKTPPFSLEARLEAGYLLRRLQKGESLSLPHSRPMPSIGARCQELRVNDQDKTWRIIYRIDEDAIIILEVFAKKTNQTPKEAIERCQKRLKLYDAIN
- a CDS encoding IS630-like element ISMae23 family transposase; the encoded protein is MPAKDFLDLEEKKNLQKALKEEERAEVRERILMFLLLNDGKTQREIADFIGCSLKTVAPWCVHGDPNNLESLEDGRKNGNHKKATEEYINLLLKIVDEDPKEFGYEFGRWTAARLAEHLEKETRIKLSGSQVRRILRRKKYVYIWAKYSLEDKQDKKLRKAFKEKLDEYLRLAKEKPESIQVWFWDGAFKVATQVRHTAPHECGFSLRVIRRRAWTKKGKRKKVNGQRKRGRVNVMGALRYNDKKRVCFMIKKGNSETFHEQLKKLHEEIRQEWINLGNLPEDFREKGPKIIIILDNASYHKKKDVIEQVEKELPNIRLEFLPAYSPDYNLIELVWHSAKEYIANREFENKEELEKVVNQLLNEGGLIIKWSRKLKNKGNAVNVT
- a CDS encoding IS1380-like element ISMae9 family transposase; translation: MTPSSDQSRLNQLNFGNLNGRQVIANFEGGKITSDAGIILMAELDQKLKITARFAECFRDYRNSSYLDYSVHELLAQRVYGIVLGYEDVNDHDKLRHAPALAIALKKLNFIDSAQANLAGKSTINRLEYCPETVINQENSRYHKIEPNPKEIEKAFVDIFLESYKKPPKPIILDMDVTDDQVHGNQEGAFFNTYYKGVCYAPLYIFCEHHLLVAKLRSSHVDTAGGALEELQRIIGIIREKWSDTQILVRGDSAYSREDIMKFCESQAGVDYVLAMATNSQLKLRATDVIEKAKADYEQRLQPVTELMETLFSPDEELGELAKLVPESTWYRSLCYQTQKSWSRSRRVVTKVCPGSEGVKIRHVVTSLPASKIPPSKLYTEKYCPRGERSNRIKEQQLDLFADRNSTQTFESNQLRLWLSSMAYVLMQAFRQNCLAKTSFAKATVGTIRLNFLKLGARITVSVRRILIAIASSCPYQDILAIAYSRIQAIAGTG
- a CDS encoding ISKra4-like element ISMae43 family transposase (programmed frameshift) → MLSENEKRIKELCQELGQCLYEQSPINKFNNLGEIEETVRDLMIQYVNPEIGNFFVKTSTGETAGRTRKVKSILGELPITEKQAKKLEIKSRTQMSPMLEKNCLLLSGDESYEKSAQKIKSLTGIAVSHSTQQRLVHRYAFEELPSNPEVEVEEMSLDGGKVRLRTAKGKALIWRDYKAVSFHQLGVAAFFQDNSALLDLVNSQVLAKPLICLGDGHDGIWNLFREIGEKQERIEILDWYHLIENLYKVGGSFQRIEEVKCFLWKGEVEAAISCCEGWSEPQVENFITYLNKHKHRIVNYGYLQAEGISIGSGSVESKIKQIAHRLKITGASWESGNVPQVLRHRCAYLNGCLF